A segment of the Ammospiza caudacuta isolate bAmmCau1 chromosome 2, bAmmCau1.pri, whole genome shotgun sequence genome:
ATCTAAATACAAGAACGTGACAAGAACGTTTGTGTTTTCGGTGAAAACAGGCAGTTAAACTGTGAAATTACACCATCCACAAAAGATTCTACCAGAAGCTAGTCTATTTAGTGCTCAGTTTCAAAATGCATAGAATGTTTGCGCTGCAAACAATGAtacacaaaataataataatattcataaaataaatagataaataaatagataaataaatagataaataataTCGAGACTTTATCACGGATCTTTCTATGCCTTTCCcccctcttttcttttccttttttttttttctttttttttttctttttaaatttttttttcaggtcaTGTCATGCGTAATTTCAGTCTGTTGATTGTTTTGATTTAAACGGAATGgtattttctttccagaattttttttttttattcgAAAGCCTCTTGGCAAGAGACAGAGTCAGAGATGGCTTCGGCACATCACCCTCTTTTTTACCTATCAAGCCCtgataattttgtttgttttcaatcCGTGAGACATGTAACGCACCTTGACGATTATTAGCAATACCAGCATGGTTATTAGAGAATAACATCATCGCTTCCAATCCAGGAGACTGAGATAGTGCAAATTGAACCCCACACACCCCTTCCAAAAGCCTTCCTCCACGTAACGTTTATGGTATACAATAAACGACTTTTCAGCCCAGGTGGTTTTTTGTCGTGTGTTTGTTCCCAACGTGCACATCCCTCAGAAACAAATGTCGTTCCAAACCCATCACCGGTGATTTCTTTTGCCTACCGGGTGCAATAACCTCCAGCCCTTGGAGGAAACCAAGGGGGGGACCTTAACCCAAATCCAGCAGATTCGGTGGGGATGCCGGGGGGCATGCAGTCGGGAGcagcggggagggagggaggagaaagaTCATAGTTAACCATGAGCCTTAATGAGTCTGAACATAATTTTTTGGAGAGCATCCCCGCTCTGGCAGGTTTGGCATCTGCCTCCAGATGCATCTCTGCAGAGAGAGGGACCCGTCTTTGGACACAGCTGGAAACGCAAACCACGCAGGCGAGGGAGGAGACACAAAGGGATTGTGGggtaactttttttccccttgttttccTTGAGCTAGCTAGGATTATTGAGGCAACAACGGAGAGGAAAGGGGCTGCTCCCTAGCCTCGGGGGTCCGCTCCCCCGCTCCCGGCCCTTGCCCTGCTCTCACCGTTCCCCCGGCACAGACAAGACCCATCGCCAAAGCCTCGCGCAAAACCGCATTcgaaggaaaataaaaaacaacagggaaaaaaaccccaaaacaacaaagaaaaataaagatcaaaacaaacaaacaaaaaaaacccaaacccaagccAACTAAAGAAAAAGTTCCCCCGCACCAAACCACCGCTGTCCTCATTCATTACTAagccagggaaaagaaaaaaaagcagaaagtaaTGAAAAGAGACCCAAACCAAACGTAGCATCATCATCACCAACAGTTTCGCCTTCCGGGTTTGTTGGTCGGTTTTGTTTTCCTTCGGAAAGTTGTGACTTAGGTTTCTCGGTGTGTGGCTGTTGCTGTCACGGTATTTAttggtgtgtgtctgtgtgtgtttacGCTTTAAGTTGCTCTTTCTCCCGCTTTCTGtcggggggctggggggcagagAGGGGAGAGGGCCGCACAAGTGACCCCCCTGGGCTTCTAGAGCGTTTTTacctcctctctcctccttcttctcgTTGGTGTCCCGgtgtcttttttttgttttaataattgATAGCGCACCCCCCCACACGctcgccccccccccccccttctccCCGAGTAGTTCGCGTTTAATTTCGACATCGTCCCTTGGTCCCCAGGAGCCTCCCCCGGCGTCTCAGGCGACGGTGGCGGTGCGTGGGCgtccccgcggccccggcccggcccccccggtgcccccggtgcCGGGGCCGCCCCTCCCGCCCGCCCCTAGTAGGTGGCGGAAAATTTCATCCGTTTCTGCTTCTGTCTCTGGTTGCAAAACCAAACCCGCACCACGTTCTTTTTGAGGTCCAATTTCTCGGCGATGGCGGCGATCTTCTCGGAGGAGGGCCGGGGCTGGACGGCGAAGTACGCCTCCAGCGAGCGCTTCTCCGGGGCGGCGATGGAAGTCCGCTTGCGCTTCTTCTCGCCCCCATTGAAGAGCTCGGGCTTGTTCATTTTTTCCCGCTGGGCGCCCTCGGCCTCCTCCAGCCAGGCCTGCAGGATGGGCTTGAGGGCGATCATGTTGTTGTGGGACAGCGTGAGGGACTCGAAGCGGCAGATGGTGCTCTGGCTGAGCGAGCCCACGCCCGGGATCTTCAGGTTGGCCAGCGCCGAGCCCACGTCGGCCTGGGTCACCCCCAGCTTGATGCGGCGCTGCTTGAAGCGCTCGGCGAAGGCCTCCAGCTCCCGCGGGTCCGTGTCCGAGTCGCAGATGGAGGCCAGGCCGGCCGCCCCCACCACGGCCGCGGCCGAGGCCACCTGCCCCGCGGCGCCGTGGTGCGCGGCCACCAGCCCCGGGTGCGGCAGCCCCGACGGCATGTTCATGGCGGCCGGGTGCGAGAGGTGGCCCAGGCCGTGCATGTGCGAGTGCGGGTGCGCCGACGTGGAGATgaggccgccgccgccgccgccgctgccgccgccgcccccgccgccgccggccccgccgccgccgccgcccgccccgtcgtggccgccgccgccgccgcctccgccgccgcctccgccgggCATGAGCGCCAGGGACGGGGAGGTGATGTGGTCCAGGAGGTCGCCGGGCTCCAGCgcctggtggtggtggtggtggtggtggtggtggtgcgCCAGGGGCACGGTGGAGGTGGAGGTGCAGGGCACGCTGTTCATGGTGTGGTACGTGGCGTCGGGCTTGAACGGGTGGCTCTTGCCCTGCGAGACGGCGATGTCGACGGCGGCCAGAGCCTCG
Coding sequences within it:
- the POU4F1 gene encoding POU domain, class 4, transcription factor 1 isoform X2, with translation MMSMNSKQPHFAMHPTLPEHKYPSLHSSSEAIRRACLPTPPLQSNIFASLDETLLARAEALAAVDIAVSQGKSHPFKPDATYHTMNSVPCTSTSTVPLAHHHHHHHHHHQALEPGDLLDHITSPSLALSGSGGGGGGLISTSAHPHSHMHGLGHLSHPAAMNMPSGLPHPGLVAAHHGAAGQVASAAAVVGAAGLASICDSDTDPRELEAFAERFKQRRIKLGVTQADVGSALANLKIPGVGSLSQSTICRFESLTLSHNNMIALKPILQAWLEEAEGAQREKMNKPELFNGGEKKRKRTSIAAPEKRSLEAYFAVQPRPSSEKIAAIAEKLDLKKNVVRVWFCNQRQKQKRMKFSATY
- the POU4F1 gene encoding POU domain, class 4, transcription factor 1 isoform X1, coding for MMSMNSKQPHFAMHPTLPEHKYPSLHSSSEAIRRACLPTPPLQSNIFASLDETLLARAEALAAVDIAVSQGKSHPFKPDATYHTMNSVPCTSTSTVPLAHHHHHHHHHHQALEPGDLLDHITSPSLALMPGGGGGGGGGGGGHDGAGGGGGGAGGGGGGGGSGGGGGGLISTSAHPHSHMHGLGHLSHPAAMNMPSGLPHPGLVAAHHGAAGQVASAAAVVGAAGLASICDSDTDPRELEAFAERFKQRRIKLGVTQADVGSALANLKIPGVGSLSQSTICRFESLTLSHNNMIALKPILQAWLEEAEGAQREKMNKPELFNGGEKKRKRTSIAAPEKRSLEAYFAVQPRPSSEKIAAIAEKLDLKKNVVRVWFCNQRQKQKRMKFSATY